The proteins below come from a single Simkaniaceae bacterium genomic window:
- a CDS encoding sodium:alanine symporter family protein — MEKTLIWGLETFNYFFWNHCLFVLLAIVGIIYTVRLRGVQFTYFIHSLKLAFSKEKDKNAEGDISQFQSLMTALAATIGIASIAGVATAIVAGGFGAVFWMWVIALIGMATKFAEAILAVKFRMQDRLGMMCGGPMYYIQYGLGKKWLGVLFAIFGVLASFAGGNLIQSNSIAHAIGTLFEVPGSWTGIILSILTFLVLMRGISSIGKISAYLVPFMALTYLLVGFGVIGYNYDQIIPVFKLIFQSAFSGQAAVGGFLGSTVTAALQYGISRGISSSEAGLGSAPIAAAAARTDEPGTQALISMIGTFLSVILVCSITAFAIGVTGVLGQLDGNGNVLNGVALVMAAFKTLFPFGNIIVAIGVILFGYSTILGWAYYGEKCIEYLFKEKSIFYFRVLFCMFVFIGAILHLDLVWPIVDLTNGLMALPNLIALFGLSNVVTTESRVFFKSLRKKHALS, encoded by the coding sequence ATGGAAAAGACACTTATTTGGGGCTTAGAAACATTTAATTATTTTTTTTGGAATCACTGTCTTTTCGTTCTTCTTGCGATTGTCGGTATTATCTATACGGTGCGATTGAGGGGCGTTCAATTCACTTATTTTATCCACTCCCTCAAACTGGCTTTTTCCAAAGAAAAAGATAAAAATGCCGAAGGCGATATAAGCCAGTTTCAATCGTTGATGACAGCCTTGGCTGCAACGATTGGTATTGCAAGTATTGCAGGGGTTGCAACGGCCATTGTTGCGGGGGGATTTGGCGCTGTTTTTTGGATGTGGGTGATTGCCCTTATCGGAATGGCTACGAAATTTGCCGAAGCGATTCTAGCTGTCAAATTCCGCATGCAAGATCGTCTTGGGATGATGTGTGGTGGCCCAATGTATTACATTCAATATGGGCTAGGTAAGAAATGGCTGGGGGTTTTATTTGCTATTTTTGGAGTGCTCGCTTCATTTGCCGGTGGTAATTTAATTCAGTCTAATTCAATTGCTCATGCGATTGGGACATTATTCGAGGTGCCGGGGAGTTGGACAGGCATTATTCTTTCTATTTTAACTTTTTTAGTTTTAATGAGGGGGATTTCTTCGATTGGCAAGATTTCCGCTTATCTAGTTCCCTTTATGGCTCTGACCTATCTATTAGTCGGTTTCGGTGTAATTGGATACAATTATGATCAAATCATTCCCGTCTTTAAGCTGATTTTTCAATCGGCTTTTTCAGGTCAGGCTGCTGTTGGGGGCTTTTTGGGTTCAACAGTCACTGCTGCGCTTCAATATGGGATTTCAAGGGGAATTTCATCAAGTGAAGCGGGGCTTGGAAGTGCGCCCATCGCCGCTGCTGCTGCGAGAACGGATGAGCCGGGAACGCAAGCTCTTATTTCAATGATTGGAACATTTCTGTCAGTTATTTTAGTTTGTTCGATTACGGCTTTCGCAATTGGTGTGACCGGAGTCTTAGGGCAATTAGATGGCAATGGGAATGTATTAAATGGGGTCGCCCTAGTCATGGCGGCGTTTAAAACGCTATTTCCCTTCGGTAATATCATTGTCGCGATTGGAGTGATTCTTTTTGGCTACTCAACGATCTTGGGTTGGGCTTATTATGGCGAAAAATGCATTGAGTATCTTTTTAAAGAAAAATCCATTTTTTATTTCAGAGTGCTTTTTTGCATGTTTGTTTTTATTGGAGCGATTCTCCATCTAGATCTCGTTTGGCCTATTGTTGATTTAACCAATGGACTCATGGCGCTGCCCAATTTAATCGCCCTATTTGGATTATCTAATGTCGTTACGACGGAATCAAGAGTCTTTTTTAAATCATTACGCAAAAAGCACGCTTTGTCATAG
- a CDS encoding sodium:alanine symporter family protein, producing the protein MDRLIEILTEINGYIWGPPLLIFLILVGLILTFRTRFIQVRHLWYAHKLAFTRHDDSAQGDISHFQSLMTALAATIGIGSITGVATAIVSGGFGALFWMWVAAFFGMATKYAEGILAVKYRVVDEKGQMCGGPMYYLERGLKSKFLAIVFAVLGAITALGTGNLVQSNSVSLAMQEIFHVPLLWSGVALFFLVGIPLIWGIKSIGRLVSILVPAMALFYIVGGLIIVFMKIDMVPHAFGLIFKHAFTPQAATGGFLGATVMKAIQMGISRGIFSSEAGLGTSPIAAAAAKTDSPGRQALVSMSSVFITTVIVCTITGLVIATTDVLGEIGPDGKLLNGSALALRAFDAVIPGGGLIVTIALIPFAYSTILGWAYYGEKCMEYLLGIKAVPFYRILAALIVIPGAILNLEVVWKIADIMNGLMAFPNLVGLFFLTKIVSSETRIFENLLHSERINRQKQNNEA; encoded by the coding sequence ATGGATCGACTGATTGAAATACTCACTGAAATTAATGGATATATTTGGGGGCCCCCACTCCTGATTTTTCTGATTTTAGTAGGATTAATTCTCACCTTTAGAACGCGCTTCATTCAAGTAAGGCATCTTTGGTATGCGCATAAGCTTGCCTTTACGAGGCATGATGATTCGGCACAAGGCGATATTAGTCATTTTCAGTCTTTAATGACTGCGCTTGCAGCGACGATTGGGATTGGAAGTATTACAGGGGTTGCGACTGCTATTGTTTCGGGAGGCTTTGGTGCTTTATTCTGGATGTGGGTTGCGGCCTTTTTTGGAATGGCAACCAAGTATGCCGAGGGTATATTAGCCGTTAAGTATCGCGTAGTCGATGAAAAGGGGCAAATGTGTGGTGGCCCGATGTATTATCTAGAGCGGGGGTTAAAATCTAAATTTTTAGCTATAGTCTTTGCGGTTTTAGGCGCGATTACGGCGCTTGGAACGGGAAATTTGGTGCAGTCTAATTCGGTATCGCTTGCTATGCAGGAGATATTTCATGTCCCTCTGCTTTGGAGTGGGGTAGCTCTTTTCTTTCTTGTTGGTATTCCATTAATTTGGGGGATTAAGAGTATTGGGCGTTTGGTTTCTATTTTGGTTCCTGCCATGGCCCTTTTCTATATTGTAGGCGGGCTGATCATTGTTTTTATGAAGATTGATATGGTGCCTCATGCTTTTGGGCTTATTTTTAAGCATGCATTCACTCCTCAAGCGGCTACCGGTGGCTTTTTAGGTGCAACTGTTATGAAGGCAATTCAGATGGGAATATCAAGAGGGATCTTTTCAAGTGAAGCCGGACTTGGAACATCGCCTATTGCCGCTGCCGCTGCTAAAACGGATTCACCCGGAAGACAAGCGCTGGTTTCGATGTCGAGTGTTTTTATTACGACGGTGATTGTTTGTACAATTACGGGGCTCGTCATTGCAACAACAGATGTTTTAGGTGAAATAGGACCCGATGGAAAGCTACTCAATGGCTCAGCGCTGGCATTGCGGGCTTTTGATGCGGTGATTCCCGGTGGTGGCCTCATTGTCACAATCGCATTAATCCCTTTTGCCTATTCCACGATTTTGGGCTGGGCCTATTATGGGGAAAAATGTATGGAGTATTTACTCGGAATTAAAGCAGTTCCGTTTTATCGAATCCTTGCAGCGCTTATTGTCATTCCGGGAGCGATTCTTAATTTGGAGGTTGTGTGGAAAATCGCCGATATTATGAATGGTTTAATGGCCTTTCCCAATCTAGTGGGGCTTTTTTTTCTAACAAAAATTGTCTCCTCTGAAACACGCATTTTCGAAAACCTTTTGCATTCGGAAAGAATCAATCGTCAAAAACAAAATAACGAGGCTTAG
- a CDS encoding 3-deoxy-7-phosphoheptulonate synthase — MLRFDTSSQLRELNNKVIHAINNCVLIRIMTVMNRLPSPQDIQQLLPLSENAKTAISHHIQSIKHILDGKDKRKLFIIGPCSIHSVEKGLEYAQKLKDLADEVSDTIFIVMRAHVEKPRTQLGWKGLIYDPRLDGSNDIQLGILKTRRFFLEMAELGMPISTEILDPFLYLYYIDLISYGVIGARTSTSQVHRQIASHLSIPVGVKNSVDGNIDTAVHGISFARAGHSFVSFLPDGSPASVISNGNPYTHLILRGSHLYPNFDANSLIQSTNALKTHHIPMPIMIDCSHGNRIENQQVEAFSQGMNYMLEETFPIGGLMLESYLQEGRYCGKDIQNAPMDLSITDHCMNFEKTAYLIRNASESLSRTPITAYDLM, encoded by the coding sequence ATGCTGCGTTTTGATACTTCATCGCAACTGAGGGAATTGAATAATAAAGTCATTCATGCTATCAACAATTGTGTTTTAATTCGAATAATGACCGTTATGAACCGATTGCCCTCCCCTCAAGATATCCAACAACTGCTCCCCTTATCCGAGAATGCAAAAACTGCCATTTCTCATCACATCCAAAGTATTAAACATATTTTAGACGGCAAAGACAAACGCAAACTGTTTATCATTGGCCCCTGTTCAATTCACAGCGTCGAAAAGGGGCTTGAATATGCCCAAAAATTAAAAGACCTCGCTGATGAAGTCTCAGACACTATTTTCATCGTCATGCGCGCCCATGTCGAAAAACCTAGAACCCAATTAGGCTGGAAAGGTTTGATCTATGATCCACGGCTCGACGGATCTAACGACATTCAACTGGGTATTTTAAAAACAAGGCGGTTTTTTTTAGAAATGGCTGAACTGGGCATGCCCATCTCAACTGAAATTTTAGATCCCTTTCTATATCTGTATTATATTGATCTCATTAGCTATGGAGTGATTGGAGCACGAACCTCTACATCTCAAGTCCATCGACAAATCGCCTCTCATCTTTCTATTCCGGTTGGGGTCAAAAACAGTGTGGATGGCAATATTGACACAGCAGTTCATGGGATTTCTTTTGCAAGAGCAGGGCACTCTTTTGTCTCTTTTTTACCCGATGGATCTCCTGCTTCCGTTATATCAAACGGTAATCCCTACACCCACTTAATTTTGAGAGGTTCGCATCTTTATCCCAATTTTGATGCAAATTCATTGATACAATCTACGAATGCTTTAAAAACCCATCATATTCCAATGCCGATTATGATCGATTGTTCCCATGGCAATCGAATTGAAAATCAACAAGTTGAAGCCTTTTCTCAAGGCATGAACTATATGCTGGAAGAAACCTTTCCGATAGGTGGCCTCATGTTAGAAAGCTATTTACAAGAAGGGCGTTATTGTGGAAAAGACATTCAAAACGCTCCAATGGATTTATCTATTACGGACCACTGTATGAATTTCGAGAAGACGGCATACCTTATCCGCAATGCAAGTGAGAGCTTATCCCGCACGCCAATCACAGCTTATGATTTAATGTGA
- a CDS encoding NUDIX hydrolase, with the protein MSYSNHSVASLIFNPDKTEILLIKRRDVPVWALPGGGIDQGESPEIAAIRETLEETGYHVDITRKTAEYSPINRLTRNTHVFECTIKNGLPTINDEIQDIRFFPIQNLPYHLPPPYPEWIHEALTHPTLIKRPLTSITYWTFFQYLMKHPILVSRFLLARIGYSINDKGK; encoded by the coding sequence ATGTCATATTCTAATCACAGCGTTGCCTCATTAATTTTCAACCCCGATAAAACGGAAATTCTTCTCATTAAACGACGCGATGTCCCCGTTTGGGCTCTTCCCGGCGGAGGCATTGATCAGGGCGAATCCCCTGAAATAGCCGCTATTCGGGAAACATTAGAAGAAACGGGTTACCATGTCGACATCACTAGGAAAACAGCCGAATACAGCCCCATTAATCGCCTTACACGCAATACGCACGTCTTTGAATGTACAATCAAAAACGGTCTGCCCACAATCAATGACGAAATTCAAGATATTCGTTTTTTTCCCATTCAAAACCTCCCCTATCACCTTCCGCCTCCTTATCCGGAATGGATCCATGAAGCGCTGACCCACCCCACACTCATCAAACGACCGCTAACGAGTATCACCTATTGGACCTTCTTTCAATATTTAATGAAACACCCTATTCTGGTCTCTCGGTTTTTACTTGCGAGAATAGGCTATTCAATCAACGACAAAGGGAAATAA